The Firmicutes bacterium CAG:345 genome has a window encoding:
- a CDS encoding putative uncharacterized protein (product inferred by homology to UniProt) has product MTFTEIFQIIYKTILCYFFILFCLKIMGKREIGEISAFDIVVFFIISELFSLSLNEPEHSILRSIIPVSIIVLLQLVTALISLYVPKFRSLMEGKKSYLIYKGVIQQNEMKRQRYTIEDLMAQLRMKEIQTPQDVEYAILENNGELTIIKKDNCIMLSPDPLIMDGKINKTALARITKDEVWLVEELKKLGFIDVSKLFLVLYLKNGLYIVPFKKGDNINKVK; this is encoded by the coding sequence ATGACTTTTACAGAAATATTTCAAATAATATATAAAACTATTCTTTGTTATTTTTTTATTTTATTTTGCTTAAAAATTATGGGCAAAAGAGAAATAGGAGAAATTTCAGCTTTTGATATTGTAGTTTTTTTCATCATTTCTGAACTATTTTCTTTGTCTTTAAATGAACCGGAACATTCGATTTTAAGGTCGATAATTCCTGTCAGCATTATTGTTTTATTGCAATTAGTTACGGCGCTTATTAGTCTTTATGTTCCGAAGTTTAGAAGTTTGATGGAAGGCAAAAAAAGTTATTTAATTTATAAAGGTGTTATTCAACAAAATGAGATGAAAAGACAAAGATATACAATTGAGGATTTGATGGCACAACTAAGAATGAAAGAAATTCAAACTCCTCAAGATGTTGAATATGCAATTTTAGAAAATAATGGAGAATTGACAATTATAAAAAAGGATAACTGCATAATGCTTTCTCCAGATCCTCTTATTATGGATGGTAAAATAAATAAAACAGCTTTAGCAAGAATTACTAAAGATGAAGTCTGGCTAGTTGAAGAATTAAAAAAATTAGGATTTATAGATGTTAGCAAACTTTTTCTTGTATTGTATCTTAAAAATGGATTGTACATTGTTCCGTTTAAAAAAGGAGATAATATCAACAAGGTTAAGTAA
- a CDS encoding unknown (no significant homology to UniProt) codes for MKKNLKQILLCTAIFFALIFIITFLISSLVKGNLIDSEKSKLILKISSIPIFFLYSFFIGKIIKKRGLLIGITLTIIYLSISISILNANKDLNILNIIFIIIKTLSLNFGAIIGVNRNYKKASLQTN; via the coding sequence ATGAAAAAAAATCTTAAACAAATTTTACTGTGTACGGCAATATTTTTCGCTTTAATATTCATCATCACTTTTCTGATATCAAGTTTAGTAAAAGGCAATTTAATCGATTCAGAAAAATCAAAATTAATTTTAAAAATATCTAGCATTCCTATCTTTTTCTTATATTCATTTTTCATTGGAAAAATCATAAAAAAAAGAGGATTATTAATTGGAATAACCCTCACTATTATCTATCTTTCTATAAGCATATCAATTTTAAACGCCAATAAAGACCTCAATATACTAAACATTATATTCATAATAATTAAAACTCTTAGTTTAAATTTTGGTGCAATTATCGGCGTAAATAGAAATTATAAAAAAGCATCTCTACAAACTAATTAG
- a CDS encoding holliday junction ATP-dependent DNA helicase RuvB (product inferred by homology to UniProt), whose product MENHFSEPLDIEDVLSETSPENEEEVSLRPQTLDDYIGQTNLKKMLKIYIGAAKSRSEALDHVLFYGPPGLGKTTLSHVIANELGAHIRTINGPAIKRMGDLAAILSSVEPGDVVFIDEIHRIPHAVEEMLYGAMEDFTLDMVVGKEEAARSLTVPLPPFTLVGATTTVGSLSEPLRDRFGIINKLEYYTDEELAQIVERTSRVFNFPITAEAVKMLAVRGRGTPRIVNRLFRRVRDFASYENKDIIDENQAAEALAMLHIDSLGLDDVDRKFLSTLIERFEGKPVGLKSVAAAIGEEEKNLEEVYEPYLVKSGLLNKTPRGRMPTKLAYIHLGYPFNDESN is encoded by the coding sequence ATGGAAAATCATTTTTCGGAACCTTTGGATATTGAAGATGTATTAAGTGAAACTTCTCCTGAAAATGAAGAAGAAGTTTCCTTGCGCCCTCAAACTTTAGATGATTATATAGGTCAAACCAATTTAAAAAAGATGTTGAAAATTTATATAGGGGCCGCTAAGTCTCGTTCAGAAGCTTTAGATCATGTTCTTTTTTATGGTCCTCCGGGATTAGGAAAAACTACTTTATCTCATGTTATTGCTAATGAATTAGGAGCTCATATTCGAACAATAAATGGACCAGCTATTAAAAGGATGGGAGATTTAGCAGCAATATTATCTTCTGTTGAACCAGGGGATGTAGTTTTTATAGATGAAATACATAGAATTCCACATGCTGTTGAAGAAATGCTTTATGGAGCGATGGAAGATTTTACTTTGGATATGGTTGTTGGAAAAGAAGAGGCAGCTCGTTCTTTAACTGTACCACTACCACCTTTTACTTTAGTAGGTGCTACTACAACTGTTGGTAGTCTATCTGAACCTCTACGTGATCGCTTTGGAATAATTAATAAGTTAGAATATTATACTGATGAAGAATTGGCACAAATTGTTGAAAGAACTTCACGTGTTTTTAATTTTCCTATTACTGCTGAAGCGGTGAAAATGCTCGCCGTTCGCGGAAGAGGAACTCCAAGAATTGTCAACAGATTATTTAGACGTGTTCGTGATTTTGCTTCTTATGAAAATAAAGATATTATAGATGAGAATCAGGCTGCTGAAGCTCTAGCTATGTTGCATATTGATTCATTGGGACTAGATGATGTTGATAGAAAATTTTTATCAACTCTTATTGAAAGATTTGAAGGAAAACCTGTTGGCTTAAAAAGCGTTGCTGCCGCTATCGGTGAAGAGGAAAAAAACCTTGAAGAAGTATATGAACCTTATCTAGTTAAAAGTGGCTTGCTCAACAAGACTCCGCGAGGAAGAATGCCAACTAAATTGGCTTATATTCATTTAGGATATCCTTTTAATGATGAATCTAATTAG
- a CDS encoding holliday junction ATP-dependent DNA helicase RuvA (product inferred by homology to UniProt), with translation MYFYFRGIVALQQKDSIVVDCHGVGYQIFVSHPEDFPLGQVTTVYTSFYVREDEQFLVGFKTFYEKQIFNKLISVKGVGPKTAISALGGTTPEQLVSAIDRSDILFLKKLPSIGPKAASQIILDLRGKLTFSAETKTGDKNLDEAIDALKQFGFKANEITVAINKITERDLSTEEYIRKALSLLSRSRI, from the coding sequence ATGTATTTCTATTTTCGTGGAATAGTCGCTTTACAGCAAAAAGATTCTATAGTTGTAGATTGTCATGGTGTTGGGTATCAAATTTTTGTTTCCCATCCAGAGGATTTTCCTTTGGGACAAGTAACAACAGTTTATACAAGCTTTTATGTTAGAGAAGATGAACAATTTTTGGTCGGTTTTAAAACTTTTTATGAAAAGCAAATTTTCAATAAATTAATTTCTGTAAAAGGAGTTGGACCAAAAACGGCAATTTCTGCTTTAGGTGGAACTACTCCTGAACAATTGGTTTCAGCTATTGATCGTTCTGATATTTTATTTTTGAAGAAACTTCCTAGCATTGGTCCGAAAGCGGCCAGCCAAATAATTTTGGATTTGCGCGGTAAATTGACTTTCTCAGCGGAAACAAAAACTGGGGATAAAAATCTTGATGAAGCAATTGATGCATTGAAACAATTTGGATTTAAGGCAAATGAAATAACAGTTGCCATAAATAAGATTACTGAACGTGATTTATCTACAGAAGAATATATTAGAAAAGCTTTATCTTTATTGAGTCGGAGCAGGATATAA
- a CDS encoding unknown (no significant homology to UniProt), which produces MNTIDIVILVLVIAVVLLIIGVYIYKKIKKIPTGDCACCGSKGNKLIKAYNKKYHKSCNKCHKN; this is translated from the coding sequence ATGAATACTATTGATATTGTTATACTTGTATTAGTTATTGCCGTTGTTTTACTTATTATTGGAGTATATATTTATAAAAAAATCAAAAAAATCCCAACAGGAGATTGTGCCTGTTGTGGCAGTAAAGGTAACAAATTAATAAAAGCTTACAATAAGAAGTATCATAAAAGTTGCAATAAATGTCATAAAAATTAA
- a CDS encoding ferrous iron transport protein B (product inferred by homology to UniProt) → MKHFALAGNPNCGKTTLFNALTGSTAHVGNWPGVTVDKKEGVYKKEAEPISIVDLPGIYSLSPYSPEELISRNYILDEKPDCVINIVDATNLERNLYLTTQIMEMDVPMVIALNMSDLLEKSEKKIDVEALEKALGIPVVAVSALKEENLDKLMHRAYETSLSPRLGKSVLEKSSVYELIEKVKQSYIDMKQDSNPLFHAIKLVESDSIEEQGHDLQKAIVEEYKKTFNDETFGNSVDAVIANDRYNWITENCSPAVSKIDIKVTEVKKKKKTYQMVEKLDKNGKVVLDKNGNPILIKKKDFAHLSDRIDRVLTNKWVGLPIFAVILFLIFHLTFSEDLFYLGAMGLFSEDFVSFAGTPYEGLFANGAINSPGVILTNLFSNTFDLISEYVGIGLEKAGAQEWTIGLINDGVVGGIFAVLGFLPQILFLFLFFSILEDSGYMARVAFILDRIFRKFGVSGRAFMPMIMGFGCSLPAMINTRTLNDEKERIATVRVIPFFSCGAKLPILTAIAGAIVEIAGIGNADLITFGMYILGVVVAFVALILMRNTTLKGDAQPFIMELPAYRLPGFKSLMLHLWDKAKHFVKKAFTIILVSNVLIWVLLHFAPNWQYLEDERINESIIAQIAMIFQPLFTPLGFGVQLKSGVDATTGQVFVGWCFVCTAVAGLIAKENVVGYFAVIAGVVAGTVFNEGEEVAATVELIRSTGITVPALIAFVAFNMTTIPCFAATATAKAELPKGKFKWTVLFWLVASYLVASTVYVIGTWLWTIPIYLVVIAGVIFGIICYRHGGVKKFFADVKANKENKKAA, encoded by the coding sequence ATGAAGCACTTTGCACTTGCAGGTAATCCTAATTGCGGTAAAACAACTTTGTTTAACGCACTTACCGGTAGTACTGCACACGTTGGAAACTGGCCTGGTGTAACAGTTGACAAAAAAGAAGGTGTATATAAGAAAGAGGCTGAACCAATTTCAATAGTTGATTTACCTGGTATATATTCACTTTCACCATATTCACCAGAAGAATTGATTTCAAGAAATTATATTCTTGATGAAAAACCTGATTGTGTAATCAACATTGTTGATGCCACTAACCTTGAAAGAAATCTTTATTTAACAACACAAATCATGGAAATGGATGTTCCAATGGTTATTGCGTTAAATATGTCTGATCTTCTTGAAAAATCAGAAAAGAAAATTGATGTTGAAGCATTAGAAAAAGCTTTAGGCATACCTGTTGTAGCTGTTTCAGCATTAAAAGAAGAGAATCTTGATAAATTGATGCATAGAGCATATGAAACAAGTTTATCTCCAAGACTTGGTAAATCTGTTCTCGAAAAATCTAGCGTATATGAATTAATTGAAAAAGTTAAACAATCATATATAGATATGAAACAAGATTCAAATCCATTGTTCCATGCTATTAAGTTAGTAGAAAGTGATTCTATTGAAGAACAGGGTCATGATTTACAAAAAGCTATCGTTGAAGAATACAAAAAGACATTCAACGATGAAACTTTCGGAAATAGTGTCGATGCTGTTATAGCTAATGATCGTTATAATTGGATTACAGAAAATTGTTCTCCAGCTGTATCAAAAATCGATATTAAAGTCACAGAAGTCAAAAAGAAGAAAAAGACTTATCAAATGGTTGAAAAATTGGATAAGAATGGTAAAGTTGTTTTGGATAAGAATGGAAATCCTATCCTTATTAAGAAAAAAGACTTTGCACATTTATCCGATAGAATTGATAGAGTATTGACAAATAAATGGGTTGGACTTCCAATCTTTGCAGTAATTTTATTCTTGATATTCCATTTAACATTTAGTGAAGATTTATTCTATTTAGGCGCTATGGGATTGTTCAGTGAAGATTTTGTCAGTTTTGCTGGTACACCTTACGAAGGACTTTTTGCTAACGGAGCTATTAATTCTCCTGGTGTTATTTTAACAAATCTATTTAGTAATACTTTTGATTTAATTTCAGAGTATGTAGGTATTGGACTAGAAAAGGCAGGTGCCCAAGAATGGACAATCGGTCTTATTAATGATGGTGTCGTTGGTGGAATCTTTGCTGTTCTTGGTTTCTTACCTCAAATCTTGTTCTTGTTCTTATTTTTCTCAATTTTGGAAGATTCCGGTTATATGGCTCGTGTTGCCTTTATCCTTGACCGTATCTTTAGAAAATTTGGTGTCTCTGGTCGTGCTTTCATGCCTATGATTATGGGCTTTGGATGTTCATTACCAGCTATGATCAATACTCGTACTTTAAATGATGAAAAAGAAAGAATTGCTACTGTTAGAGTTATTCCTTTCTTCTCCTGCGGTGCTAAATTGCCAATATTAACAGCTATTGCTGGTGCAATTGTTGAAATCGCTGGTATTGGAAATGCTGATTTAATTACATTCGGTATGTATATTCTTGGTGTAGTTGTTGCTTTCGTCGCTTTAATTCTCATGAGAAATACAACATTAAAAGGCGATGCACAACCTTTCATTATGGAACTTCCTGCTTATCGTCTTCCTGGATTCAAATCCCTTATGTTGCACTTATGGGATAAAGCTAAACACTTCGTTAAAAAAGCTTTCACAATTATTCTTGTCTCCAATGTCTTGATTTGGGTATTATTACACTTTGCTCCTAACTGGCAATATTTGGAAGATGAAAGAATCAATGAATCTATCATCGCTCAAATCGCTATGATTTTCCAACCTTTATTCACACCTCTTGGATTCGGTGTCCAACTTAAATCTGGTGTCGATGCTACTACTGGTCAAGTCTTTGTTGGTTGGTGCTTTGTCTGTACAGCTGTTGCTGGTTTAATTGCTAAGGAAAACGTTGTTGGTTACTTTGCAGTTATTGCTGGCGTTGTTGCTGGTACAGTCTTCAACGAAGGAGAAGAAGTTGCTGCAACCGTTGAACTTATTAGAAGTACAGGTATTACTGTTCCTGCATTAATTGCTTTCGTTGCTTTCAATATGACTACAATTCCTTGCTTTGCTGCTACTGCTACTGCAAAAGCTGAACTTCCAAAAGGAAAATTCAAATGGACAGTTCTATTCTGGTTAGTCGCTAGCTATTTAGTCGCTTCAACAGTATATGTAATTGGAACATGGTTATGGACTATTCCAATCTATTTGGTAGTAATTGCTGGAGTTATATTTGGTATTATTTGTTATCGTCATGGCGGTGTTAAAAAATTCTTCGCTGATGTCAAAGCAAATAAAGAAAATAAAAAAGCTGCTTAA
- a CDS encoding ferrous iron transport protein A (product inferred by homology to UniProt) codes for MEKKLNEFSVGEEGIVINVEGEGKIKRRLFDMGVTPGAHVLMQKKAPLGDPIQILIRGYELTLRKNEAVYVMMKVTKEAPHK; via the coding sequence ATGGAGAAAAAACTAAATGAATTTTCTGTCGGCGAAGAAGGTATAGTCATCAACGTCGAAGGAGAAGGAAAAATCAAAAGAAGACTTTTTGATATGGGAGTTACTCCAGGTGCTCATGTTCTTATGCAAAAGAAAGCCCCGCTTGGTGATCCTATTCAAATATTAATTCGTGGATACGAATTGACATTGCGTAAAAATGAAGCTGTTTATGTAATGATGAAAGTTACAAAAGAAGCTCCACATAAATAG
- a CDS encoding putative uncharacterized protein (product inferred by homology to UniProt), producing the protein MPLTIAPIETDLTILKLTLTDEKLLKHLESLGFVSGASIKILARNKSGHIIQIQEGRLALDFDVSNHILVKW; encoded by the coding sequence ATGCCATTAACTATAGCTCCAATAGAAACTGACTTAACTATCTTAAAACTCACACTAACAGATGAAAAGCTTTTAAAACATTTAGAAAGTTTAGGGTTTGTCAGTGGAGCTTCTATTAAAATTTTAGCTCGAAATAAAAGTGGCCATATTATTCAAATACAAGAAGGTCGCCTTGCTTTAGATTTTGATGTTTCGAATCATATTCTTGTTAAATGGTAA
- a CDS encoding 30S ribosomal protein S15 (product inferred by homology to UniProt), which produces MELTKEQIVELAKTYGKDEHDTGSAAVQVAILTHRINNLTAHRKTNIHDESAKRGLMILVGKRRRFLNYIDKKDHDAYLELIKKLGIRK; this is translated from the coding sequence ATGGAATTAACAAAAGAACAAATCGTTGAATTAGCCAAAACTTATGGTAAAGATGAACACGATACAGGTTCCGCTGCTGTTCAAGTTGCTATTCTTACACACCGCATTAATAATTTAACTGCTCATCGTAAGACTAACATTCATGATGAATCTGCAAAACGTGGCTTAATGATTTTAGTCGGTAAACGTCGTAGATTCTTAAACTACATCGACAAAAAAGATCATGATGCTTATCTTGAACTCATCAAGAAACTCGGAATTCGTAAATAA
- a CDS encoding uncharacterized protein (product inferred by homology to UniProt), translating into MKKIILGIDGMKCGMCESHVNDKCRKFSFVKKVKSSHVQNKTEIIADDDADLDALVAAIEEDGYRVTDKSIENYDKKVFFSFLKKKN; encoded by the coding sequence ATGAAAAAAATAATTCTTGGCATCGATGGAATGAAATGTGGAATGTGCGAATCTCATGTCAATGATAAATGTCGCAAATTTTCATTTGTAAAAAAAGTAAAATCATCACATGTCCAAAATAAGACTGAAATTATCGCAGATGATGATGCAGATTTAGATGCTCTTGTCGCTGCAATAGAAGAAGACGGATATCGTGTTACTGATAAGTCCATTGAAAATTATGACAAGAAAGTTTTTTTCTCCTTTCTAAAAAAGAAAAACTAA
- a CDS encoding 2 3-bisphosphoglycerate-dependent phosphoglycerate mutase (product inferred by homology to UniProt) encodes MYQLVLLRHGESVWNKENLFTGWTDVDLSETGKKEAYNAGVELKKDGYSFDVCFTSYLKRAIHTLNLCLEAMDEEYLPVTKAWQLNERHYGALQGLNKAETAEKYGNDQVKLWRRSYDVMPPALEPTDARCPHNQPAYKNVDKSVLPYTESLKETVARVVPYFEEQIKPQLLQGKKVLVTAHGNSLRALVKYLENMTNEEIVELNIPTGVPLAYTFDENFNIVEKKYLGDQEAIKNKMQSVANQGKAKK; translated from the coding sequence ATGTATCAATTAGTTTTATTACGTCACGGTGAAAGTGTTTGGAACAAAGAAAACCTTTTCACTGGTTGGACAGATGTCGATCTTTCCGAAACCGGTAAAAAAGAAGCTTATAACGCTGGTGTCGAATTAAAAAAAGATGGATATTCCTTTGATGTTTGCTTCACTTCGTATTTAAAAAGAGCTATTCACACTTTAAATCTTTGCCTTGAAGCTATGGATGAAGAATATCTTCCTGTTACAAAAGCTTGGCAATTAAATGAAAGACATTATGGTGCTCTTCAAGGATTAAATAAAGCTGAAACAGCTGAAAAATACGGCAATGATCAAGTCAAACTTTGGAGAAGAAGTTATGATGTTATGCCACCTGCTCTTGAACCGACAGATGCTAGATGCCCTCATAATCAACCAGCTTACAAGAACGTTGATAAGAGTGTTCTCCCTTATACTGAAAGTTTAAAAGAAACTGTTGCTCGTGTTGTTCCATATTTTGAAGAACAAATCAAACCACAACTTTTACAAGGTAAAAAGGTTCTCGTTACAGCTCATGGTAATTCATTACGTGCTTTAGTTAAGTACCTTGAAAATATGACAAATGAAGAAATTGTTGAACTCAATATTCCTACAGGTGTCCCACTTGCTTATACATTCGATGAAAACTTCAACATTGTCGAAAAGAAATACCTTGGTGATCAAGAAGCAATAAAGAATAAAATGCAAAGTGTTGCTAACCAAGGCAAAGCAAAAAAATAA
- a CDS encoding unknown (no significant homology to UniProt): MKENENKHIFANTSQNSKSYSLKDLFSSRKKYYILCLTLLVISGTCLGINFSLKNSGKKYSDYSNFFVNDIKSQFNISESSQNDEGIIENDYYVYYYRDTCSACQDISPTIFNYLDKIASFADPIIMYLLNTDNVYSNYQFGSDFSSAEAYKNSLINISSEDEIISFFQKNTIVTPMLFHISNTKIANVYLGTEEITSVLSLNDYSQYQTIDKVTEQLNQTSEHYYIYYYDNLTESRKYKEQILNFVSQNSNSINLYFANAEILGIIDKSIDKDFNKGQTSSVSLRVSSLPYLIEVERKTAVNSYIGFDEISQILGINNE; encoded by the coding sequence ATGAAAGAAAACGAAAACAAACATATTTTTGCAAACACATCACAAAATTCCAAAAGCTATTCTCTAAAAGATCTATTTTCATCGCGAAAAAAATATTATATTCTTTGTTTAACACTTTTGGTAATTTCTGGAACATGTCTCGGTATTAATTTTTCATTAAAGAATTCAGGAAAAAAATACTCAGATTATTCAAACTTTTTTGTTAATGATATCAAATCACAATTTAATATTTCTGAAAGTTCCCAAAATGATGAAGGAATAATCGAAAACGATTATTATGTATATTATTATCGTGATACATGTTCAGCATGCCAGGATATTTCTCCTACAATTTTTAATTACTTAGATAAAATTGCTTCTTTTGCTGATCCAATTATAATGTACTTATTAAATACCGATAATGTATATTCAAATTATCAATTTGGAAGTGATTTTTCATCAGCAGAAGCCTATAAAAATAGTCTGATAAATATTTCAAGTGAGGATGAAATAATTTCTTTCTTCCAAAAAAATACAATAGTTACCCCTATGTTATTTCATATTTCAAATACCAAAATTGCAAATGTATATTTAGGAACCGAGGAAATTACTTCTGTATTAAGTCTTAATGATTATTCTCAATATCAAACCATCGATAAAGTAACGGAACAACTAAATCAAACAAGTGAGCATTATTATATTTATTATTATGATAATTTAACCGAATCGAGAAAATATAAAGAACAGATTTTAAATTTTGTTAGTCAAAATAGCAATTCTATAAATTTATATTTTGCCAACGCTGAAATTTTAGGTATCATCGACAAATCAATTGACAAAGATTTCAACAAGGGACAAACTTCAAGTGTTTCATTGCGCGTATCTTCGCTTCCTTATCTAATAGAAGTTGAAAGAAAAACAGCGGTGAATTCATATATCGGCTTTGATGAAATTTCTCAAATTTTAGGTATAAATAATGAATAA
- a CDS encoding flavoprotein family protein (product inferred by homology to UniProt) has product MNKVVIIGSGCSGLAACYSLSKNKNNKITLITADDSLGKKYLVTGNGRCNIGNINAFNKNYNCYISNNNFIPSFFNEEDQNNYYSYLKEAGIDLFCDDENRLYPFSFTSSNVKKQLTDIVINKIDYILNKKVIKIDSNKKYIFLDDNTTIDYDYLVIACGGLSSYNFNNLFENLNIKSHPFIPALTSIIPNFTWPKRIIGQKVKGLLKINVNGKEYQESGEFLFKEKELSGIMIFNSSLLIKENQEIEINLAKYKSFSANYNNYLSYLPLKVAEEADELPLKNGILRFKAKVATNSKNSQVLKGGIDLSEIKLTNMSLINNKNIFIIGEALDFTGLCGGYNIMAAIIEGLRVSID; this is encoded by the coding sequence ATGAATAAAGTTGTCATTATCGGAAGCGGATGTTCTGGTCTTGCCGCTTGTTATTCACTTTCCAAAAACAAAAATAATAAAATAACCTTAATAACCGCTGATGATTCTTTAGGAAAAAAATATCTTGTCACCGGAAATGGCAGATGCAATATTGGAAATATAAATGCTTTTAATAAAAATTACAATTGCTACATCTCCAATAATAATTTCATCCCGTCTTTTTTTAATGAAGAAGACCAAAATAATTATTATTCTTATTTAAAAGAAGCAGGCATTGATCTTTTTTGTGATGATGAAAATCGTCTTTACCCTTTTTCATTTACCTCATCTAACGTAAAAAAACAATTAACCGATATCGTTATCAATAAAATAGATTACATTCTAAACAAAAAAGTGATAAAAATTGATTCAAATAAAAAATATATTTTCTTAGATGATAATACAACCATTGATTACGACTATCTTGTAATTGCTTGCGGAGGCCTTTCTTCTTATAATTTTAATAATTTATTTGAAAATTTAAATATAAAATCCCACCCTTTCATTCCAGCTTTAACTTCTATAATTCCAAATTTTACTTGGCCGAAAAGAATTATCGGACAAAAAGTTAAAGGGCTGCTAAAAATTAATGTTAATGGAAAAGAATATCAAGAATCCGGTGAATTTTTATTTAAAGAAAAAGAACTTTCTGGAATAATGATATTCAATTCTTCGTTGCTTATCAAAGAAAATCAAGAAATAGAAATAAATCTAGCTAAATATAAATCTTTCTCTGCTAACTATAATAATTATCTTTCTTATTTGCCATTAAAAGTTGCTGAAGAAGCGGATGAGCTCCCATTAAAAAATGGCATTTTAAGATTTAAAGCAAAAGTAGCAACAAATTCCAAAAATTCACAAGTGTTAAAAGGTGGAATAGATTTATCCGAAATAAAATTAACTAATATGTCCCTAATAAATAATAAAAATATCTTTATCATCGGCGAAGCTTTAGATTTCACTGGTCTATGTGGCGGATATAATATTATGGCAGCAATAATAGAAGGATTGAGAGTTTCTATAGATTAA